From Bacteroidota bacterium, the proteins below share one genomic window:
- the pbpC gene encoding penicillin-binding protein 1C gives MIPRIGSIPQRWRRWLKVIAFPVLVLLIFLLFDRLFPLRVSVPYSQVITSSDGSILQAFLSPDDKWRLYVEPDRITPELETAILFKEDKYFHWHPGVNPVAVVRAAWNNLVTGHRTSGASTITMQVARLLEPAPRTLGSKLRETFRAFQLEWHFSKAEIFRLYLNLVPYGGNVEGIASASYRYFGRTTDQLSLAQIVTLAIVPNRPGSWRPGETNQRLLAGRNRWLGKMRTQELFSEAVIRDALEEPLTIDRPEPARWAPHLTARIHRAIPDQPVVRTTIALRRQQQVQTIVANYQRSLRHYGIHNAAVLVVNNATRAVEAYVGSPDFDDNGHGGQVDGVRAVRSPGSTLKPLVYGIAFDLGLLTPKRIIDDVPVNFGGYAPDNFDEHFSGPVTIEDALARSLNIPAVKTLQQIGLATMIDRMRTAGFEQARHQEKSLGLSLVLGGCGVRLEELTALFAALADSGYYAPLRYLADDSVRTGVPVIGEGAAEMLRDILVLPNRPDLPASAGERSRSVRIAWKTGTSYGRRDGWSIGYNPRYTIGVWVGNFSGEGVPELTGADRATPLLFELFHALDYNSAGTWFKPGKGTDFRLVCKESGQVPSEHCAETVIDQFLPGISSVVRCGHEVEIATDPRGSISYCTSCKPETGYRMQWFPNPAADLARFYDSEQIPYIKIPPHNPACTRVQREQAPVIVSLQDGKEYLIEQDGGEQLPLNAQPANDVRQHYWYVNDRFVGACEPSETVFLKPLAGTSKISCSDDKGRNRDIRISVRFY, from the coding sequence ATGATTCCGCGGATTGGATCAATACCGCAACGGTGGAGGCGATGGCTAAAAGTCATCGCTTTTCCCGTTTTGGTACTGCTGATCTTCCTGCTGTTTGACCGGCTGTTTCCCTTACGCGTATCCGTTCCCTATTCACAAGTTATTACTTCATCCGACGGAAGCATCTTACAAGCCTTTCTTTCCCCGGACGACAAGTGGCGGCTCTATGTGGAACCGGACCGTATAACGCCGGAGCTTGAAACGGCGATCCTCTTCAAAGAAGATAAGTACTTTCACTGGCATCCCGGCGTGAATCCGGTGGCGGTGGTGCGCGCCGCGTGGAACAATCTGGTGACCGGACACCGCACATCCGGCGCGTCCACCATTACCATGCAGGTTGCCCGCTTGCTGGAACCGGCACCGCGTACGCTCGGAAGTAAGTTGCGTGAAACGTTTCGGGCTTTTCAGCTCGAATGGCATTTTTCGAAGGCGGAGATCTTCCGCCTTTATCTGAACCTCGTTCCTTATGGCGGAAATGTAGAGGGGATCGCATCGGCTTCTTATCGCTATTTCGGCCGGACGACCGATCAGTTATCGCTTGCGCAGATCGTGACACTCGCCATCGTTCCGAACCGGCCCGGCAGCTGGCGTCCCGGTGAAACGAACCAGCGGCTGCTCGCAGGACGGAACCGGTGGTTAGGGAAAATGCGAACGCAGGAATTGTTTTCGGAGGCGGTGATCCGCGATGCATTGGAAGAGCCGTTGACCATCGATCGTCCGGAGCCAGCCCGTTGGGCACCCCATCTCACCGCACGGATCCACCGTGCCATACCGGATCAGCCTGTCGTCAGGACCACGATCGCTTTGCGTCGACAGCAGCAGGTACAGACGATCGTTGCGAACTATCAGCGTAGTCTCCGACACTACGGCATCCACAACGCGGCGGTCCTGGTCGTCAATAACGCAACCCGGGCGGTGGAAGCGTATGTCGGCTCTCCCGACTTCGACGATAACGGACATGGCGGACAGGTTGACGGAGTACGTGCGGTACGCTCGCCGGGATCCACGCTCAAGCCGCTTGTGTACGGTATCGCCTTCGATCTCGGCTTATTGACACCCAAGCGGATCATCGATGATGTACCCGTCAACTTCGGTGGTTATGCTCCCGACAATTTCGACGAACACTTTAGCGGCCCTGTGACAATCGAAGACGCGCTCGCCCGTTCCCTGAACATTCCCGCGGTAAAAACGCTGCAGCAGATCGGATTGGCTACCATGATCGACCGGATGCGTACCGCGGGATTCGAACAAGCCCGGCACCAGGAAAAGAGTCTCGGGCTTTCTCTTGTTTTGGGCGGTTGCGGTGTTCGCCTGGAGGAACTGACCGCCTTGTTCGCCGCGCTGGCGGATTCGGGTTACTATGCGCCGCTGCGTTATTTAGCGGATGACAGTGTGCGCACCGGTGTTCCGGTGATCGGTGAAGGCGCGGCGGAGATGCTCCGCGACATCCTCGTACTCCCCAATCGCCCCGACCTGCCCGCCTCGGCCGGAGAACGTTCGCGCTCCGTGCGTATCGCCTGGAAGACCGGGACCAGTTATGGCCGCCGCGATGGCTGGAGTATCGGGTATAATCCGCGCTATACGATCGGTGTTTGGGTCGGGAATTTTTCCGGCGAAGGAGTACCCGAACTCACCGGAGCCGACCGTGCGACACCTTTGCTGTTCGAGTTGTTTCATGCGCTGGACTATAACAGTGCCGGCACCTGGTTCAAGCCCGGAAAGGGGACTGACTTCCGCTTGGTTTGTAAGGAAAGCGGCCAGGTGCCTTCCGAACATTGCGCGGAGACGGTCATTGATCAGTTTTTACCGGGCATTTCCTCTGTTGTGCGATGTGGGCATGAAGTGGAAATAGCCACCGACCCGCGCGGGAGCATTTCGTATTGTACCAGTTGTAAACCGGAGACCGGATATCGAATGCAGTGGTTTCCGAATCCGGCTGCGGACCTGGCCCGATTCTATGATTCCGAGCAGATCCCATACATAAAGATACCACCTCACAATCCGGCGTGTACACGCGTGCAACGGGAACAGGCTCCGGTGATCGTATCCCTGCAGGATGGAAAAGAATACTTGATTGAGCAGGATGGCGGCGAACAATTGCCGCTCAATGCCCAACCGGCGAACGATGTTCGCCAGCACTATTGGTACGTGAATGACCGGTTCGTCGGCGCGTGTGAACCCTCGGAAACAGTTTTCCTCAAACCGCTGGCGGGAACGAGTAAGATCTCCTGCAGCGACGACAAGGGCCGCAACCGGGATATCCGAATCAGTGTTCGGTTTTATTGA